In a single window of the Rattus norvegicus strain BN/NHsdMcwi chromosome 6, GRCr8, whole genome shotgun sequence genome:
- the Agbl5 gene encoding cytosolic carboxypeptidase-like protein 5 isoform X7, translated as MQRSASHEFFLFAGKSFPVSRSLLCLSRLGRRAVNCLQRRRLLSLTRRWPAEAPKRPPHSSQGLCGARGCFPSLTMELRCGGLLFSSRFDSGNLAHVEKVETVPSDGEGVGGAATAPTSGSASSPDYEFNVWTRPDCAETEYENGNRSWFYFSVRGGTPGKLIKINIMNMNKQSKLYSQGMAPFVRTLPSRPRWERIRERPTFEMTETQFVLSFVHRFVEGRGATTFFAFCYPFSYSDCQDLLSQLDQRFPENYSAHSSPLDSIYYHRELLCYSLDGLRVDLLTITSCHGLRDDREPRLEQLFPDVGTPRPFRFTGKRIFFLSSRVHPGETPSSFVFNGFLDFILRPDDPRAQTLRRLFVFKLIPMLNPDGVVRGHYRTDSRGVNLNRQYLKPDAVLHPAIYGAKAVLLYHHVHSRLNSKNPSNQQPSSLHLPPEVPLSDLEKANNLHNELHLGQSPDGENHDRWTETEPTEEKTDPVWIMPQPIPELEEPAPDAIPPKESGVAYYVDLHGHASKRGCFMYGNSFSDESTQVENMLYPKLISLNSAHFDFQGCNFSEKNMYARDRRDGQSKEGSGRVAIYKASGIIHSYTLECNYNTGRSVNSIPAACHDNGRASPPPPPTFPSRYTVELFEQVGRALAIAALDMAECNPWPRIVLSEHSSLTNLRAWMLKHVRNSRGLTSTANVGLNKKRGSRTPPKSNNGLPVSCSENALSRARSFSTGTSTGGSSSQQNSPQMKNSPSFPFHGSRPAGLPGLGSSTQKVSHRVLGPVRGN; from the exons ATGCAAAGATCGGCTTCACATGAATTTTTCTTATTCGCAGGTAAGTCTTTTCCTGTTTCCCGCTCCCTGCTTTGTCTTTCCCGCCTCGGGAGGCGGGCCGTTAACTGCCTACAGAGAAGACGCCTTCTGAGCCTCACACGGCGGTGGCCCGCGGAAGCCCCCAAACGGCCCCCTCACAG ctctCAGGGCCTGTGTGGGGCAAGAGGATGCTTTCCCAGCCTCACCATGGAGCTGCGCTGTGGGGGATTGCTGTTCAGTTCTCGCTTTGATTCAGGGAACCTAGCCCATGTGGAAAAGGTGGAGACTGTGCCTAGTGATGGGGAAGGCGTAGGAGGGGCGGCAACAGCCCCCACTAGTGGTTCTGCTTCTTCCCCTGACTACGAGTTCAACGTATGGACGCGCCCAGACTGTGCTGAAACAGAATATGAGAATGGGAACAG GTCATGGTTCTACTTCAGTGTCCGGGGAGGAACTCCAGGAAAGCTTATCAAGATCAATATTATGAACATGAACAAGCAGAGCAAACTATATTCTCAGGGCATGGCCCCCTTTGTGCGCACATTGCCTTCCCGGCCACGCTGGGAACGCATTAGAGAGCGGCCCACCTTTGAG ATGACAGAGACACAGTTTGTGCTATCCTTTGTTCACCGTTTCGTAGAGGGCCGAGGAGCCACCACCTTCTTCGCCTTCTGCTACCCCTTCTCCTACAGTGACTGCCAGGATTTGCTAAGTCAGCTAGACCAGCGCTTTCCAGAGAATTACTCTGCCCATAGCAG TCCTCTGGATAGCATTTATTACCACCGAGAGCTTCTCTGCTATTCTCTGGATGGACTTCGGGTAGATCTACTAACAATCACCTCCTGCCATGGGCTTCGAGATGATCGGGAGCCCCGTCTAGAGCAGCTATTTCCTGATGTTGGCACTCCCCGACCATTCCGTTTCACAGGCAAAAGG ATATTCTTCTTAAGCAGTAGGGTTCACCCTGGAGAGACTCCATCTAGCTTTGTCTTCAATGGCTTTCTGGACTTCATCCTTCGACCTGATGACCCCCGGGCCCAAACTCTCCGTCgactctttgtttttaaattgattCCCATGTTAAACCCTGATGGTGTGGTCCGGGGCCACTACCG CACAGACTCCCGTGGAGTGAACCTGAACCGTCAGTACTTGAAGCCCGATGCTGTCCTGCACCCAGCCATCTATGGCGCTAAGGCCGTGCTGCTTTATCATCACGTGCACTCGCGCCTCAACTCCAAGAATCCCTCGAACCAGCAGCCCAGCAGCCTTCATCTTCCTCCTGAAGTTCCTCTTTCTGACCTCGAGAAAGCTAATAATCTCCACAATGAATTGCACCTTGGGCAGTCACCTGATGGGGAAAACCATGACAGGTGGACTGAGACAGAGCCGACAGAAGAAAAGACTGACCCGGTGTGGATTATGCCACAACCGATTCCTGAACTTGAGGAGCCAGCCCCTGACGCCATCCCCCCAAAAGAGAGTGGTGTTGCTTACTATGTGGACTTGCATGGACATGCTTCCAAAAGGGGCTGCTTTATGTATGGAAACAGCTTTAGTGATGAGAGCACACAG GTGGAAAACATGCTATATCCAAAGCTCATCTCCTTGAATTCAGCCCACTTTGACTTCCAGGGCTGCAATTTCTCTGAAAAGAACATGTATGCCCGGGACCGTAGGGACGGCCAGTCCAAGGAGGGAAGTGGCCGTGTTGCAATCTACAAAGCCTCAGGGATAATCCACAG CTACACACTTGAATGCAACTACAACACTGGACGCTCAGTCAACAGCATCCCTGCTGCCTGCCATGACAATGGGCGCgccagcccccctccccctccgACTTTCCCCTCCAGATACACTGTGGAACTGTTTGAGCAG GTGGGACGAGCTCTGGCCATCGCAGCACTGGACATGGCGGAGTGTAACCCATGGCCCCGAATCGTGCTGTCGGAACACAGCAGCCTCACCAACCTGCGGGCCTGGATGCTGAAGCACGTGCGCAATAGCCGAGGCCTGACCAGCACTGCAAACGTGGGCCTGAACAAGAAGCGAGGATCGCGGACTCCTCCCAAGAGTAACAA TGGATTGCCTGTTTCCTGTTCTGAAAATGCCTTGAGCCGGGCTCGAAGTTTTAGCACTGGTACAAGTACTGGTGGTAGCAGCAGCCAACAAAATTCTCCACAGATGAAGAACTCTCCCAGCTTCCCTTTTCATGGCAGTCGGCCTGCAGGGCTGCCAGGCCTGGGCTCTAGCACCCAAAAGGTCAGCCATCGGGTGCTGGGCCCTGTCAGAG
- the Tmem214 gene encoding transmembrane protein 214 isoform X1: MAARAAGSGGWEVVKRSRRPGASSGGRGGGGDRRALGEANGVWKYDLSSPIQPTSTLYERGFEKIMKRQNKEQVPPPAAESKKPVNKKQPKKVTAVASQNQKQGPFRSLEDALKALDVAALQKELDKSQSVFTGNPSVWLKDLASYLNYKLQTPRMEPTLSQYPHDYPYSLVSRELRGIIRGLLTKAAGSVELFFDHCLFTMLQELDKTPGESLHGYRICIQAILQDKPKIVTSNLDKFLELLRSHQSRPAKCLTIMWALGQAGFTNLTEGLKVWLGIMLPVLGIKSLSPFAIAYLDRLLLMYPNLTKGFGMIGPKDFFPLLDFAYMPNNSLSPSLQEQLCQLFPRLKVLAFGAKPESSLHTYFPSFLSRATPSCPAAMKKELLASLTQCLTVDPLSTSVWRQLYPKHLSQSSLLLEHLLTSWEQIPKKARKCLQETIQSFTLTNQELLKKGSGSNEHVVTCDTACKGLLQQARGPRPPWARLLLLLLVFAVGFLCHDLRSHSSFQASLTGRLLQSSGLLPVAQQVCAKLYSYSLQSYNWLQETLPACGSYLLAVVQPSLQLAWTYIYATFSFLSAYCASYLAFFSDSLAGVLQRVQLPEALHQLFHSLKELLLLFYHSVLLPMWHLLLAALAQVQEHCHEACRGEMTWDCIKTQFSTAAHWTWLCLQDVTVAFLDWALTMISQQ, translated from the exons ATGGCGGCCAGAGCAGCGGGTAGCGGGGGCTGGGAGGTGGTGAAGAGGAGCCGGCGACCTGGAGCAAGCAGCGGTGGGCGAGGTGGCGGCGGTGACCGCCGGGCACTCGGAGAGGCAAATGGAGTGTGGAAATATGACCTGAGCT CGCCAATCCAGCCTACAAGCACTCTTTATGAGCGTGGCTTTGAGAAAATCATGAAGCGGCAGAATAAAGAGCAAGTTCCACCCCCTGCTGCAGAGTCTAAGAAACCAGTAAACAAGAAGCAACCCAAGAAGGTGACAGCTGTTGCTAGCCAAAACCAGAAGCAGGGCCCGTTCCGAAGCCTGGAGGATGCACTGAAAGCT CTGGATGTGGCAGCTCTGCAGAAGGAACTGGACAAGAGCCAGAGTGTGTTCACTGGGAACCCCTCCGTGTGGCTGAAGGACCTGGCCAGCTATCTCAACTACAAGCTCCAGACGCCACGGATGGAGCCCACTCTGAGCCAGTATCCACATG ATTATCCCTACAGCCTCGTGAGCCGAGAACTACGTGGGATTATCCGGGGGCTCCTGACCAAAGCTGCAGGGTCTGTGGAGCTCTTTTTTGACCACTGTCTATTCACCATGCTGCAAGAGCTGGATAAGACACCAG GGGAGTCGCTACATGGGTACCGCATCTGTATTCAAGCCATTCTGCAAGACAAGCCCAAGATTGTCACCTCAAACCTGGACAAG TTCCTGGAGCTTCTGCGGTCCCACCAGAGCCGACCAGCAAAGTGCCTGACCATCATGTGGGCCCTGGGGCAAGCGGGTTTCACCAACCTCACTGAGGGACTGAAAG TGTGGCTGGGGATCATGCTGCCTGTGCTGGGTATCAAGTCTCTGTCTCCCTTTGCCATCGCATACCTGGACCGGCTGCTCCT GATGTATCCCAACCTCACCAAAGGCTTTGGCATGATTGGCCCCAAGGACTTCTTCCCACTTCTAGACTTTGCCTATATGCCCAACAACTCCCTGAGCCCCAG CCTGCAGGAACAGCTGTGCCAGCTCTTCCCCCGATTGAAGGTGCTGGCATTTGGGGCCAAGCCGGAATCTTCCCTGCACACCTACTTCCCCTCATTCCTGTCCAGAGCCACCCCGAGCTGTCCTGCTGCCATGAAGAAAGAG CTCCTGGCTAGCCTGACCCAGTGCCTGACTGTGGACCCCCTCAGCACTAGTGTCTGGAGACAACTGTACCCTAAGCACCTATCACAGTCCAG CCTGCTGCTGGAGCACCTGCTCACGTCCTGGGAGCAGATCCCCAAGAAG GCACGGAAATGTTTGCAGGAGACCATTCAGTCCTTCACACTGACCAACCAGGAGCTTCTGAAGAAGGGCAGTGGCAGCAATGAGCATGTTGTCACCTGTGACACAGCCTGCAAG GGCTTGCTGCAGCAGGCCCGGGGCCCTCGGCCACCCTGGGCccggctgcttctgctgcttctggtcTTTGCAGTAGGGTTCCTATGTCATGACCTTCGGTCGCACAGCTCTTTCCAAG CCTCCCTCACTGGCCGGTTGCTTCAATCATCTGGTCTCTTGCCTGTTGCCCAGCAAGTATGTGCCAAGCTCTACTCCTACAGCCTGCAAAGCTACAA CTGGCTGCAGGAGACCTTGCCAGCCTGTGGCTCCTACCTGCTTGCTGTGGTACAGCCCAGTTTGCAGCTGGCCTGGACATACATCTATGCCACATTCAGCTTCCTTTCTGCCTACTGTGCCTCCTACCTTGCCTTCTTCAGTGACAGCCTTGCTGGTGTCTTGCAGAGG GTCCAGCTCCCTGAGGCCCTGCACCAGCTCTTCCACTCCTTGAaggagctgctgctgcttttctacCATAGTGTGCTGCTGCCCATGTGGCACTTACTGCTTGCAGCCCTGGCCCAAGTCCAGGAGCATTGCCACGAGGCCTGCAG AGGGGAAATGACCTGGGACTGCATTAAGACACAGTTCAGCACAGCTGCCCATTGGACCTGGCTCTGCCTGCAGGATGTCACAGTGGCTTTCTTGGACTGGGCACTCACCATGATATCCCAGCAATAG
- the Tmem214 gene encoding transmembrane protein 214 isoform X2: protein MYPNLTKGFGMIGPKDFFPLLDFAYMPNNSLSPSLQEQLCQLFPRLKVLAFGAKPESSLHTYFPSFLSRATPSCPAAMKKELLASLTQCLTVDPLSTSVWRQLYPKHLSQSSLLLEHLLTSWEQIPKKARKCLQETIQSFTLTNQELLKKGSGSNEHVVTCDTACKGLLQQARGPRPPWARLLLLLLVFAVGFLCHDLRSHSSFQASLTGRLLQSSGLLPVAQQVCAKLYSYSLQSYNWLQETLPACGSYLLAVVQPSLQLAWTYIYATFSFLSAYCASYLAFFSDSLAGVLQRVQLPEALHQLFHSLKELLLLFYHSVLLPMWHLLLAALAQVQEHCHEACRGEMTWDCIKTQFSTAAHWTWLCLQDVTVAFLDWALTMISQQ from the exons ATGTATCCCAACCTCACCAAAGGCTTTGGCATGATTGGCCCCAAGGACTTCTTCCCACTTCTAGACTTTGCCTATATGCCCAACAACTCCCTGAGCCCCAG CCTGCAGGAACAGCTGTGCCAGCTCTTCCCCCGATTGAAGGTGCTGGCATTTGGGGCCAAGCCGGAATCTTCCCTGCACACCTACTTCCCCTCATTCCTGTCCAGAGCCACCCCGAGCTGTCCTGCTGCCATGAAGAAAGAG CTCCTGGCTAGCCTGACCCAGTGCCTGACTGTGGACCCCCTCAGCACTAGTGTCTGGAGACAACTGTACCCTAAGCACCTATCACAGTCCAG CCTGCTGCTGGAGCACCTGCTCACGTCCTGGGAGCAGATCCCCAAGAAG GCACGGAAATGTTTGCAGGAGACCATTCAGTCCTTCACACTGACCAACCAGGAGCTTCTGAAGAAGGGCAGTGGCAGCAATGAGCATGTTGTCACCTGTGACACAGCCTGCAAG GGCTTGCTGCAGCAGGCCCGGGGCCCTCGGCCACCCTGGGCccggctgcttctgctgcttctggtcTTTGCAGTAGGGTTCCTATGTCATGACCTTCGGTCGCACAGCTCTTTCCAAG CCTCCCTCACTGGCCGGTTGCTTCAATCATCTGGTCTCTTGCCTGTTGCCCAGCAAGTATGTGCCAAGCTCTACTCCTACAGCCTGCAAAGCTACAA CTGGCTGCAGGAGACCTTGCCAGCCTGTGGCTCCTACCTGCTTGCTGTGGTACAGCCCAGTTTGCAGCTGGCCTGGACATACATCTATGCCACATTCAGCTTCCTTTCTGCCTACTGTGCCTCCTACCTTGCCTTCTTCAGTGACAGCCTTGCTGGTGTCTTGCAGAGG GTCCAGCTCCCTGAGGCCCTGCACCAGCTCTTCCACTCCTTGAaggagctgctgctgcttttctacCATAGTGTGCTGCTGCCCATGTGGCACTTACTGCTTGCAGCCCTGGCCCAAGTCCAGGAGCATTGCCACGAGGCCTGCAG AGGGGAAATGACCTGGGACTGCATTAAGACACAGTTCAGCACAGCTGCCCATTGGACCTGGCTCTGCCTGCAGGATGTCACAGTGGCTTTCTTGGACTGGGCACTCACCATGATATCCCAGCAATAG